The Fodinibius salinus genome includes a window with the following:
- a CDS encoding 3-deoxy-7-phosphoheptulonate synthase class II, whose amino-acid sequence MFPKKSAAPKVTNPKNWSPQSWQDYPVKQLPTYPDEEELQQAYQQLQNNPPLTTSWEVEALKSKLADVAAGKGFLLQGGDCAESFADCKSDKIVNLLKVLMQMSFILIHEMETSVVRLGRIAGQYAKPRSRDYEIVDGEKIPNYRGDLINSIEQNLEDRIPDPHRLLEGYNKASLTLNFLRALSNEGFADLHHPEYWELDFMKQNEYYKDYETMVNSIQKAVNFMETITPNQFNTLQKIDVYTSHEALNLWYDSAQTQQVPRQPGWYNLSAHLVWLGNRTRDLDGAHVEYLRGIRNPIGIKIGPNYDMDHTLKLIERLNPIHEQGKIVLITRFGKDEVEDGLPDLIKKVKHEGMPVVWSCDPMHGNTFATDDNIKTRNFDSIISEMRKTFAIHRSQGSYLGGVHLELTGDNVTECVGGAKGLHEGELHKSYETYCDPRLNYQQSLETAFLIAKEWNESYG is encoded by the coding sequence ATGTTTCCCAAAAAATCCGCAGCTCCAAAAGTCACTAATCCCAAAAATTGGTCTCCTCAGTCCTGGCAGGACTACCCTGTTAAACAACTGCCTACTTATCCTGATGAGGAAGAGCTGCAGCAAGCATATCAGCAACTGCAGAACAATCCTCCGCTTACAACCTCCTGGGAAGTCGAAGCACTAAAATCGAAACTCGCTGATGTGGCTGCGGGCAAAGGGTTTTTGCTGCAAGGTGGTGACTGTGCTGAAAGTTTTGCGGATTGTAAATCCGATAAAATTGTAAATCTGCTCAAGGTATTAATGCAGATGAGTTTTATTCTGATCCACGAGATGGAAACATCCGTGGTACGGCTGGGACGTATTGCCGGTCAGTACGCCAAGCCACGATCGCGGGATTACGAAATTGTTGATGGAGAAAAAATCCCCAACTACCGCGGAGACCTCATCAACAGCATCGAGCAAAATCTAGAAGATCGCATTCCGGATCCTCACCGGCTGCTCGAAGGATATAATAAAGCATCACTTACGCTTAACTTTTTGCGAGCTCTTTCTAACGAAGGATTTGCAGACCTACATCATCCTGAATACTGGGAGCTCGATTTTATGAAACAAAACGAGTATTACAAAGACTATGAAACAATGGTGAACTCCATACAAAAGGCCGTAAATTTTATGGAGACCATCACCCCTAATCAGTTTAACACGCTGCAGAAGATAGATGTTTATACCTCTCATGAGGCACTCAATCTTTGGTACGACTCGGCTCAAACACAGCAGGTGCCACGTCAGCCAGGCTGGTATAATCTTAGTGCTCACCTCGTTTGGCTTGGCAACAGAACGCGTGACCTGGATGGTGCTCACGTAGAATATTTGCGTGGCATTCGTAATCCGATCGGTATTAAGATTGGACCTAATTACGATATGGATCATACACTAAAGCTCATTGAACGCTTAAATCCTATACATGAGCAAGGTAAAATTGTGCTGATTACCCGTTTCGGAAAGGATGAAGTTGAAGACGGGCTTCCCGATCTTATCAAAAAGGTGAAGCACGAAGGCATGCCGGTTGTCTGGAGCTGTGACCCCATGCATGGCAACACTTTCGCTACGGATGATAATATCAAAACCAGAAATTTTGATTCTATTATTTCTGAAATGCGCAAGACTTTTGCCATCCACCGCAGTCAGGGTAGCTACCTCGGCGGCGTACACCTTGAGCTTACCGGCGACAATGTTACAGAGTGCGTGGGCGGTGCTAAAGGATTGCACGAGGGCGAACTACACAAAAGTTATGAGACCTACTGCGATCCTCGGCTCAATTATCAACAAAGCCTGGAAACGGCCTTCTTGATTGCGAAGGAGTGGAACGAAAGTTATGGCTAA
- a CDS encoding Hsp20/alpha crystallin family protein has protein sequence MTLMKYNRPNKDVASKRFSDIMDEFFNDALSARRDNFVPSIDISETEDQFLISAELPGMKKEDITISLENGRLSISGERNIKSEENGKKYHRVETSYGSFERSFQLPDNVDEESISASYENGLLDISIQKNEQEVKKQIEIS, from the coding sequence ATGACTTTGATGAAGTATAATCGACCAAACAAAGATGTCGCTAGTAAACGATTTTCCGATATCATGGACGAGTTCTTTAACGATGCCTTAAGTGCGCGTCGTGACAACTTCGTTCCCAGTATCGACATTTCTGAAACCGAGGATCAGTTTCTTATTTCTGCTGAACTGCCGGGCATGAAAAAAGAGGACATCACTATTAGTCTTGAAAATGGCCGACTTAGCATCAGCGGTGAACGTAATATTAAAAGCGAAGAAAACGGCAAGAAGTACCACCGCGTAGAAACAAGTTATGGCTCATTTGAACGTTCTTTCCAACTGCCCGACAACGTGGATGAGGAAAGTATTTCAGCAAGCTATGAAAATGGACTACTGGATATTTCCATCCAGAAGAATGAGCAGGAAGTGAAGAAACAGATCGAAATCAGCTAA